A genomic segment from Lineus longissimus chromosome 15, tnLinLong1.2, whole genome shotgun sequence encodes:
- the LOC135499546 gene encoding protein transport protein Sec61 subunit beta-like gives MPTASPSSTNVGGGRSPSSKSVSPRSGGGTVRQRKTTTTTTTARKTGAGGGGAGMWRFYTEDSPGIKVGPVPVLVMSLLFIASVFMLHIWGKYTRG, from the exons ATG CCTACTGCATCACCAAGTTCAACCAATGTCGGAGGTGGGAGGTCGCCATCCTCAAAATCGGTGTCTCCCCGATCAGGAGGTGGCACTGTCAGACAAAG gaaaACTACCACCACAACCACAACGGCCCGAAAAACCGGAGCTGGTGGAGGGGGTGCTGGTATGTGGAGGTTTTATACCGAGGACTCGCCAGGAATTAAAGT GGGACCAGTGCCAGTGTTAGTTATGAGTCTTCTCTTCATTGCCAGTGTCTTCATGCTACACATCTGGGGAAAGTACACTCGAGGATAA